In Motilibacter peucedani, one genomic interval encodes:
- a CDS encoding GntR family transcriptional regulator, with the protein MTGAAGVDTAPGAVRARLGSTAEQVRHRLLVLAAAPGQGPGSRLGGERGLAQQLSCSRSTLRQALASLEDEGVVRRVPGRRGGTYVAGPRVQRDLGLLRGVPAMLTEQGFAAATRVLAVRVVAASLRTGTELRLAPGAPVVEVLRLRSADEVPLSIEQAVLPAARFPDLPRRRLDGSLYELLAGAYGVRLGAADERITAVAAGPQEATTLGVAVGAPLLAITRTTVDADGSPFEHAHDLFRADRVELRVTSSGELTDAQRTTAYARC; encoded by the coding sequence GTGACGGGCGCCGCCGGGGTCGACACCGCGCCCGGCGCCGTGCGGGCGCGCCTGGGCAGCACGGCGGAGCAGGTGCGGCACCGGCTGCTGGTGCTGGCCGCTGCCCCCGGGCAAGGCCCCGGGTCGCGGCTCGGCGGTGAGCGCGGGCTCGCACAGCAGCTGTCGTGCAGCCGCTCGACGCTGCGCCAGGCGCTCGCGTCGCTCGAGGACGAGGGCGTGGTGCGCCGGGTCCCCGGGCGCCGCGGCGGCACGTACGTCGCGGGACCTCGCGTGCAGCGCGACCTCGGCCTCCTGCGCGGTGTGCCGGCGATGCTCACCGAGCAGGGCTTCGCCGCCGCGACGCGCGTGCTCGCGGTGCGCGTCGTCGCCGCCTCCCTGCGGACCGGCACCGAGCTGCGCCTGGCGCCCGGCGCGCCGGTGGTGGAGGTCCTGCGACTGCGCTCGGCCGACGAGGTGCCCCTCTCGATCGAGCAGGCGGTGCTCCCGGCGGCGCGGTTCCCCGACCTGCCGCGACGCCGCCTCGACGGCTCGCTCTACGAGCTGCTGGCCGGGGCCTACGGCGTGCGCCTGGGCGCGGCCGACGAGCGGATCACCGCCGTGGCCGCCGGTCCCCAGGAGGCGACCACGCTGGGGGTGGCGGTCGGCGCTCCCCTGCTGGCGATCACGCGCACGACGGTCGACGCCGACGGCTCGCCCTTCGAGCACGCCCACGACCTGTTCCGCGCCGACCGGGTCGAGCTGCGGGTGACGAGCTCCGGCGAGCTGACGGACGCACAGCGGACCACGGCGTACGCCCGCTGCTAG